Part of the Cloacibacterium caeni genome is shown below.
GAGCATATTTTCTAGAAATTTCGGCCTGTTGTTTGGCAATTTCAGCTTGTTTTCTAGCCAGTTCTGCTTGTTTTTTTGAAAGTTCGGCTCTTTCTTTTGAAAGTTTATCTAATTTTTTGATTTCTTCTTTCGTAAGATTAGAATTTGGGCTGTTTTTTAACTTTTCTATACTTATAGGTGGAGTTATTGGAACTGGAAATTGAAAATCAAAGTTTTCTGGAGATCTAGACTTTTTGATCTTGATAATTGCATCTTTTAAACTAGGTTGACTAAGTTTCATTTTCAACTCTTTTAACTTTTCTTCATTAAATTTGAATTGATTTTTAAATTCTTCTGAATTGAAAACTTCATCTATATTATTTAAATTAAATTCAAATTCTTTCCAATTATTTTGATACGCTTCAGAATTAGCAATTTTATCAATTTCGTTTCCAAGATTTTCTAATTCTTTGGCTTTCAGTTCATAATCATAACTATCTGCACCTTTTTCTTTAGCGATTTTCTGTAACTCTTCAGATTTTTTACGAGTTTGTTCGCTAAGAGTAGCTATTTTTTCGTTCTCTTTTCTAATTTTTTCAGAAGCTTTATTAATTTTCGCTTGTTGAGCTTCTAACAGTTTTTGCACATCTTTTTCTTTAACGGTATCTTTTTTAAGTTCCTGAACCGCAATTTCTATGGCTTTATTTTGCTTTTTAATTTCAATATTTTTAGCATTAACCAATAGCGCAAAGGAAACTCCGAAAAGAATTGGCAAAGCCAAAATTCTACGCGCATAACTGTATTTTGTATTTTTCTGTGTAAGCATTTTTAGTCGTTTTTTAAGGTTTGATGATAAAAACGGACTGGTTGCAGGCAATACATTTCCAGAGAAATTACTCGCCAAAAGCATCTGCGCAAATGCTCTAGTGTCCGCGTTTTTCACAGCTTTTTTGTCTGCCAAATATTCATGAATAAGGGTGATTTCTTTTTTGATGAAGTAAAAAATTGGATTAAACCAAAACAGCGATTGAATAATTTGGACAAACAGTTTATCAAAACTGTGTTTTTGTTCTATGTGTACCATTTCGTGTTTCAGGATTTGTTTTCCTAAATCTGAGTTGATCAGAATCGATTTTTTCCAAAACAAATTTCTAAAAAACGAAAACGGAGCATCATGCAAATTGGTGTTATAAAAGGTAATTCCTTCTATGCTTTCCTTCGGAAATTCTTTTTTGAGTTGATGAATTTTCACCAATCCTAAAGTTAATTTAGCCAAAAGATAAAAGGAAACGATTCCCAAAATCAAAGCTCCAAAATTCCAAAAATTGAAAGAATTTCCAACTTCTTGAGAAGAATTTTGGTTGAATTGATTCAGCAATAATAAAATTCTACTATCGGTTTCTATAGTGAAATATTCTACTTTTAAAAGCGGTAACAAAAGGCTTAAAACCATTGTTCCCAGAAGGTAAAATCTGTTATAATGGTGAAAAGTTTTGTCACGAAGAAACAAAAGATAATATGCCGACATCACTGCCGAAACTAAAATCATCTTTCCGAAATACAGGAATATTGTTTCCATAGTTTTTGTTTTAAGTGTTGATTAATAAGTAATTGCGAATGACGAAGCTGTTACACTTCTTACTCATTATTTTTTAAGTTCTTTTAGAAGCATCTCTAAATCTTCTACACTCATCTCATTTTTTTCTACCAAAAATGAAACAGCGTTTCTGTAAGAACCTTCAAAATAGTTCTTCACCAAACTTTTTATGGATTTTCCGCTGTAGGTTTCTTTAGAAATAAGCGGGAAATATTCGTGTTGTCTTCCGTGAACATTATGCCCTACAAACTCTTTTTCCATCAAAATTTTTAAAATGGTAGAAACAGTGTTGGTATGAGGTTTCGGTTCTGGAAAAAGCTCTAATATATCTTTTAAGAAACCTTTTTCTAGCTCCCAAAGATATTGCATTACTTGTTCTTCTGCTTTTGTAAGTGTTTTTGCTGTCATAATCATTACATCATTATTGATAAGAAGAAATTTACTATTTCTAAAATCAAGTTTAACAAAAAAGAAATCATAACTAATAATTTAGTGATACAAATTTAGAAAAGATTTTCTTTTATCACTAAAAAATTAGTTAAAAAATTGTTAAATTTTTATAACATGATGAAATTCAATAGAATAAATTAATTTTTAGGAATACTTAAAGCCTTTCTCACGAAATAATTATCGGTAGAACTGTTGCCTCTTAATCTGTAGAAACCACAATTTCCCCAAGAAGCAGGAACATCTGTAATGGTCATATCTTCGCCAGTATCATTAGAAACGTGCGCTGCAATCATATTTTGCCACTTTTGAATTCTTTGTTGACTGTAATCGAGATAAAATAAATCGTATTTTTTGTCAATCAAATCATTGAGGTATTTGATATATAGAGTTTTATATTCAGGAATAGATAGAACTTTAGAAACCAAAGGATTTTGGTCACTTTTTCCCCAAGTTAAAGGATTTTGAATGCCAGAATCTGTCATCAGAAGTGATGTTCCCAAAGTATTATCATAATCATAAGGAATGAAATAAAATTTTCCTGCAGCATCAAAATAGAAATAAAAATTATTAGAATTATTCCAATAATCATCCCACATTCCTACCATTACATTTACGGCATAGGTTTTCAAAAATAGATTTACATCCATTTTTTGTGAAATATAAGTTTTAAAATCATCACCATTTTTGGAATTAACATTCGTGATGAAATCGGCTAATTGTGTTTTTGCTGTCTCCAAATTAGATTTACTTCCTTTGTAATCGTAAGTCGGCGTATTGGTATATGTTAAAGTTACATCTTCAATTCCCATATTCGAAGTGGAAGCATCTTTAAAACTTGCTCCCCAATTCGCTTTCCATAAATTTCCAGTCGTAAAAAAAAACGTACTTCTGTTGGCTAAATAAACATCGTCAACAGGTTCTTGCAACTGATACACTCCAAAATAAGCAGCTTTGTTATCTCCAGTCACTTTAATGGTAAGTTTACAATAGCTGGATTGTGGCGCAGTCCAAACTCCAAATTTCTCAAATAAATCATAAGAATAGACTTCTCTGGCATACATGGCATCATCTTTAAACCATTTCAGCACCACTTTTTCAGAATTATGAAAGAGTTGAGTTTTATTATATTTCTTGAAACTCACGGTAAAACTTGCGTGATGCCAATCTGGATTGGTCACATTGTGCGTTTCTCCAGGATTTCCTTCTGGTCTTCTTCTGCTGGTATTTCCCTTAAGTCTTAATCCTATATTATCTAAAATTTCTGTAGTACCGTTTTTCACCCAAGTGAATTTTCCAGCTACATATTCTTCATTATTGGGATTTTGGTCGTAAAAATTCAAAAATTTATTCCATTCTGCAAGAGAAACTTCTACCGTAATTTCGGGCAATGCATCTATATCATAAATAAATTTTTGAGAATCTGTTTGAAAATAAGGCGGTTGATAAGCCTGTTGAAATAACGGAGGATCTGGAGTTATAGGATTGTTCTCTTCTTGATTTCTACAAGTTACTAAAAGTAAAAGAATACTGAACAGAAAAAACTTTTTCATTGCTAAATTTTCAGCTAAATTAAGACAAAGAAAATGATTGAAATAATAATCTTGAATGATTTTTAATGGCTTTTCTGTGTATTCCGCTACTCTATTAACCTTCTTTTTCTTAATTTTAAAAACTTGAAATAAAATTTTTCTAGCTCATTTTCAATTCCTTAAATTCAATTTTCAATTAAGATTTGCAATTTTAAAATTTATTCGTATCTTTGCACCACAATAACGCGAGATGGAGCAGTAGGTAGCTCGTCGGGCTCATAACCCGAAGGTCACAGGTTCGAGTCCTGTTCTCGCTACTAAGCTGAGAGGATTATTTAAATAATCCTCTTTTTTTATGGATGAATTTGTAGTTTACATATTATTTTCAGAAAAATATGGTAAAACTTATGTAGGTTTTACTTCTAATCTTATTGAAAGATTTAAATCTCACAATTCCCTATCTCAAAAAGGGTTCACTAAAAATTTTAGACCTTGGAAAGTTTTACATGTAGAATTCTTCAACAACAAAAGTGATGCTTTAGCTCGCGAAAAACATTTAAAAACAGGAAAGGGAAGAGAATTTATTAAAGGGCTCATATTCGCCTAGGCGAACACAGGTTCGAGTCCTGTTTCGCTAAAGCGAACACGTCTCGCTACTAAGCTTAAGAAGAGAATCAAAAATTTTTGATTCTCTTTTTTATTTCTTACCTTTGAGTATGGCAAAAATCCTGAAAATATATCCAGACAATCCTCAAGAAAATTACATGAATGAGGTGATTAAAACGCTGCAAGATGGTGGATTGATTATTTATCCATCAGACACAGTTTATGCGTTGGGTTGCGATATTTACAATGTAAAAGCCATGGAAAAACTCGCTCGTCTTAAAAATACTACACTAGACAAAGCGCAATTTTCTATTATTTGTAACAATCTCAGCCATCTTTCAGAATTTACCCGTCCTATCGAAACGTCTACCTTCAGACTTTTAAAATCTAAAATTCCAGGACCTTTTACCTTTATTTTAGAGGCCAATAAAAATTTACCACTGGCTTACAAAGGCAAAAAAACCGTAGGAATTCGTGTTCCAGACCACCCAATTCCGCAGTTAATTGTGGAGAAATTAAGCCATCCTATTGCTTCTACTTCCATAAA
Proteins encoded:
- a CDS encoding GIY-YIG nuclease family protein; amino-acid sequence: MDEFVVYILFSEKYGKTYVGFTSNLIERFKSHNSLSQKGFTKNFRPWKVLHVEFFNNKSDALAREKHLKTGKGREFIKGLIFA
- a CDS encoding M56 family metallopeptidase — protein: METIFLYFGKMILVSAVMSAYYLLFLRDKTFHHYNRFYLLGTMVLSLLLPLLKVEYFTIETDSRILLLLNQFNQNSSQEVGNSFNFWNFGALILGIVSFYLLAKLTLGLVKIHQLKKEFPKESIEGITFYNTNLHDAPFSFFRNLFWKKSILINSDLGKQILKHEMVHIEQKHSFDKLFVQIIQSLFWFNPIFYFIKKEITLIHEYLADKKAVKNADTRAFAQMLLASNFSGNVLPATSPFLSSNLKKRLKMLTQKNTKYSYARRILALPILFGVSFALLVNAKNIEIKKQNKAIEIAVQELKKDTVKEKDVQKLLEAQQAKINKASEKIRKENEKIATLSEQTRKKSEELQKIAKEKGADSYDYELKAKELENLGNEIDKIANSEAYQNNWKEFEFNLNNIDEVFNSEEFKNQFKFNEEKLKELKMKLSQPSLKDAIIKIKKSRSPENFDFQFPVPITPPISIEKLKNSPNSNLTKEEIKKLDKLSKERAELSKKQAELARKQAEIAKQQAEISRKYAQNNPWLITVDANVPKDGGVSVSADKIKYNLATRNSEVEGLKSMKVFSDKSIKYYINGKLSTKEEMDKLNPNDIATVNVNKNVNNGKEEGEIRIQTK
- a CDS encoding BlaI/MecI/CopY family transcriptional regulator is translated as MTAKTLTKAEEQVMQYLWELEKGFLKDILELFPEPKPHTNTVSTILKILMEKEFVGHNVHGRQHEYFPLISKETYSGKSIKSLVKNYFEGSYRNAVSFLVEKNEMSVEDLEMLLKELKK
- a CDS encoding CotH kinase family protein; the protein is MKKFFLFSILLLLVTCRNQEENNPITPDPPLFQQAYQPPYFQTDSQKFIYDIDALPEITVEVSLAEWNKFLNFYDQNPNNEEYVAGKFTWVKNGTTEILDNIGLRLKGNTSRRRPEGNPGETHNVTNPDWHHASFTVSFKKYNKTQLFHNSEKVVLKWFKDDAMYAREVYSYDLFEKFGVWTAPQSSYCKLTIKVTGDNKAAYFGVYQLQEPVDDVYLANRSTFFFTTGNLWKANWGASFKDASTSNMGIEDVTLTYTNTPTYDYKGSKSNLETAKTQLADFITNVNSKNGDDFKTYISQKMDVNLFLKTYAVNVMVGMWDDYWNNSNNFYFYFDAAGKFYFIPYDYDNTLGTSLLMTDSGIQNPLTWGKSDQNPLVSKVLSIPEYKTLYIKYLNDLIDKKYDLFYLDYSQQRIQKWQNMIAAHVSNDTGEDMTITDVPASWGNCGFYRLRGNSSTDNYFVRKALSIPKN
- a CDS encoding L-threonylcarbamoyladenylate synthase, producing MAKILKIYPDNPQENYMNEVIKTLQDGGLIIYPSDTVYALGCDIYNVKAMEKLARLKNTTLDKAQFSIICNNLSHLSEFTRPIETSTFRLLKSKIPGPFTFILEANKNLPLAYKGKKTVGIRVPDHPIPQLIVEKLSHPIASTSIKDDDEVIEYSTDPELIAEKYDHLVDIVIDSGYGDNVASTIVDLTNGEPEILREGKGIL